In the genome of Bacillus sp. S3, one region contains:
- a CDS encoding amino acid permease gives MGTSKSGAAENNMKWWQLSLFGVGCTIGTGFFLGSSLAIKMTGPAILIAFLIAAVGTYFVFDALSKMTSQEPLEGGFRSYAKKAYGRWAGFSSGWVYWCSEVLIMGSQMTALSIFSRFWFPKIPLWIFATIYGVLGLAVILIGVNLLNKMENILAILKISAILMFVIIAGLAIFGVIDGDRPIQFPNSKKELLPGGLKGLWSAVIFAFYAFGGIEILGLMAMKLKDPKEAPKAGKVMLFMLTFIYVLSIGLAVMMVSWHTFNAKESPFVIALDAYNLSFVPHFFNAALIIAGFSTMTASLYGVTSVLVTLGKEGDAPASFSKKGKLKVPWPTLLVTMLGITASIVAALLMPNRIYEYITTAAGLMLLYNWIFILASSRKILKLKLKEKIMYSVGAIFILIAVTGTLFHDTSRPGFFISLVFLGIIGLITLMMNFKWKKKKSKVLNPWPTA, from the coding sequence ATGGGTACATCAAAGAGTGGTGCAGCGGAAAATAATATGAAGTGGTGGCAGCTTTCATTATTCGGAGTTGGCTGCACGATTGGAACAGGTTTTTTCCTTGGCTCAAGTTTAGCGATCAAAATGACGGGTCCAGCCATTTTAATTGCGTTTCTCATTGCCGCAGTTGGAACGTATTTTGTATTTGATGCACTGTCTAAAATGACTTCCCAAGAACCATTGGAGGGAGGGTTTCGCTCCTATGCCAAAAAGGCATACGGGCGCTGGGCCGGTTTCAGCAGCGGCTGGGTCTATTGGTGCTCAGAGGTGCTCATTATGGGCAGTCAAATGACGGCACTTTCGATCTTTTCCCGGTTCTGGTTCCCGAAAATTCCTTTATGGATTTTTGCTACAATCTACGGTGTTCTAGGATTAGCCGTTATCCTTATCGGGGTAAACCTTCTAAATAAAATGGAAAATATTCTTGCCATCTTAAAGATATCTGCGATTCTAATGTTTGTGATTATAGCTGGTTTAGCTATATTTGGCGTGATTGACGGTGACAGGCCAATTCAATTTCCTAACAGTAAAAAGGAATTACTTCCCGGCGGGTTAAAAGGGTTATGGTCTGCGGTCATTTTTGCCTTCTACGCCTTTGGGGGCATTGAAATATTAGGCTTAATGGCAATGAAACTAAAGGATCCCAAAGAAGCTCCAAAGGCTGGAAAAGTCATGCTGTTTATGCTCACCTTTATCTATGTTCTTTCAATTGGTTTGGCTGTCATGATGGTGTCCTGGCATACTTTTAACGCAAAAGAAAGCCCGTTTGTGATTGCTTTAGATGCCTACAATCTTTCGTTTGTCCCTCATTTTTTTAATGCTGCTCTCATCATTGCCGGTTTTTCGACGATGACCGCTTCCCTTTACGGGGTTACAAGTGTCCTTGTGACCTTAGGGAAAGAAGGGGACGCGCCGGCCAGTTTTTCAAAGAAAGGGAAATTAAAGGTTCCATGGCCGACATTATTGGTTACAATGCTGGGGATTACTGCTTCCATCGTTGCAGCATTGCTTATGCCCAACCGAATTTATGAGTATATTACCACTGCGGCAGGATTAATGCTGCTGTATAATTGGATCTTTATCCTTGCCTCTTCTAGAAAAATTTTAAAGTTGAAGCTAAAAGAGAAGATCATGTATTCGGTTGGAGCAATATTCATTTTAATTGCTGTCACCGGAACATTGTTTCATGATACGAGCAGGCCGGGATTCTTCATTAGTCTGGTCTTTCTAGGCATCATTGGATTGATTACCTTGATGATGAATTTTAAATGGAAAAAGAAAAAGAGCAAGGTACTTAACCCATGGCCGACAGCATAA
- a CDS encoding LysE family translocator, which produces MNVFLSYILLGLSLAAPIGPINAAQIDRGIRHGFLHSWLIGVGAVVADGVYMLVVYIGVVQFLETAFMQTFLWFFGCFVLMYTGIETFMNAGKINLEYVRGKEPLVKSFFSGFFMSISNPLTILFWLGIYGSVLAKTAAVYDTSQLVLYSSAIFIGLLMWDIMMAGVASSFRKYLTSRLLVVISFLSGLSLIGFGLYFGVQAFQNLFG; this is translated from the coding sequence ATGAATGTTTTTTTAAGCTATATATTACTAGGATTGTCGCTTGCCGCCCCGATTGGCCCGATTAATGCGGCACAAATAGACAGGGGAATTAGACATGGATTTTTACACTCTTGGCTCATTGGAGTGGGTGCAGTTGTTGCTGATGGGGTATATATGCTCGTGGTATACATAGGAGTTGTTCAATTTCTTGAAACGGCATTCATGCAAACCTTTCTGTGGTTCTTTGGCTGTTTTGTGCTGATGTATACAGGGATTGAAACATTTATGAATGCCGGTAAGATCAACTTAGAGTATGTCAGGGGTAAGGAACCGCTGGTGAAATCGTTTTTTTCCGGATTCTTTATGTCAATTTCTAATCCACTTACGATCCTATTCTGGCTGGGCATTTATGGCTCTGTTCTTGCCAAAACAGCTGCTGTCTATGATACGAGTCAATTGGTGCTCTATAGCAGTGCGATTTTTATCGGACTTTTGATGTGGGATATTATGATGGCGGGGGTTGCAAGCAGCTTCCGCAAGTATTTAACCTCTCGTTTACTGGTGGTCATTTCATTCTTATCAGGTCTTTCTTTGATCGGATTTGGACTTTACTTTGGGGTGCAGGCATTTCAAAATCTTTTTGGATAG
- a CDS encoding glycosyltransferase family 2 protein: protein MIEPVLTIVVPCYNEEDVLPETVDQLQGLLRELIHEGLVSRQSKILFVDDGSKDHTWELIYKAGLRSDHVRGLKLSRNVGHQNALLAGLFTAKEQSDCVVSIDADLQDDIRVIRDFVIRFHSGYEIVYGVRKGRNTDTLFKRSTAQGFYKVMKKLGVDLVYNHADFRLMSKRAVEELERFREVNLFLRGIVPLLGFRSDMVFYDRLERHAGDTKYPLKKMLAFALDGITSFSISPIRFVLITGFVSFFMSLVFGGYFLALKFFGDTETGWTSLITSIWLIGGLQLIAIGLIGEYVGKIYKETKQRPKYIVDIDSFTLPAPRHHLLSDTLEDSGYSLDLRKVSDTNN from the coding sequence ATGATAGAACCAGTCCTTACGATTGTTGTGCCATGCTATAACGAGGAAGATGTTTTGCCAGAAACGGTCGACCAGCTCCAGGGGCTGTTGAGGGAGCTGATTCATGAGGGGCTCGTTTCCAGGCAAAGCAAAATCTTGTTTGTTGATGACGGCAGTAAGGATCATACGTGGGAATTGATTTATAAAGCCGGATTACGAAGTGACCATGTGCGGGGCTTAAAATTATCGCGCAATGTCGGGCATCAAAATGCTCTGCTCGCCGGTCTATTTACGGCTAAAGAGCAATCTGATTGTGTAGTTTCGATTGATGCCGACCTGCAGGATGATATTAGGGTCATCCGTGACTTTGTCATCAGATTCCACTCTGGCTATGAAATTGTTTATGGTGTTCGAAAAGGACGTAATACAGATACTCTGTTTAAACGAAGCACCGCCCAAGGCTTTTACAAGGTTATGAAGAAGCTGGGAGTTGACCTCGTCTATAACCATGCGGATTTTCGGCTAATGAGTAAAAGAGCAGTGGAAGAATTAGAACGGTTCCGCGAGGTTAATCTTTTTTTAAGAGGGATTGTTCCACTTTTGGGCTTTCGTTCGGATATGGTCTTTTATGACCGCTTAGAAAGGCACGCAGGTGATACGAAGTATCCATTAAAAAAAATGCTCGCCTTTGCCCTTGATGGTATTACCTCCTTTTCCATCTCACCCATCCGTTTTGTGTTAATCACAGGGTTTGTTTCCTTTTTCATGAGCCTCGTTTTTGGCGGGTACTTTTTAGCGCTTAAATTTTTTGGTGATACAGAAACCGGATGGACATCGCTGATTACTTCCATATGGTTAATCGGCGGTCTGCAATTAATTGCGATTGGATTGATTGGTGAGTATGTGGGGAAAATTTATAAAGAAACAAAACAGAGGCCCAAGTATATTGTGGATATCGATTCTTTTACTTTGCCGGCCCCAAGACACCATTTGCTCAGTGACACGTTAGAGGACAGCGGATATAGCCTTGATCTAAGAAAAGTATCAGATACGAATAACTAA
- a CDS encoding DUF6044 family protein — MVIETKKERRLILFALLVLAIYLSPLFILQENAHIRVHDNLDSNLAWYKVLAKSGEIFGNVNAVIPQIINGQLSRNAFGTEYSLIVWLYALFPTMIAYGLSQALTRVAAFFGMYLLLKDHFLIGDKWLSIRIGSALAFALTPFWPSGMLSTLGMPLALWALLNIRNGERSWKNYLVLTLIPFYASIVLGFFFFLTAIGVVWLWDVLRGKGWNLRFLFAISYMTFIFMLLEYRLVYSFLFSKEPNSRDEYFHAHLSFWRAGRLFVKNYLLGHNHVMTVHTLLIVPATFIAIYFVFSKKLWQQEKLFVFLFGLNIFLSLWYAFWFYEGWLPLTEKFHFMNTFNFARYHFLRPFVIYASFALALKIISQQGMDWTKTAKWMIVLQIVFLGLCNDEIIYQDKPTVKEFFAEDLFHEIKEYIALPQEEYRVASIGIHPAVSQYNGFYTVDTYNNFYPLSYKHQFRKIIEKELAKNKTVRKYFDKWGGRCYIFTAQLGKRYMLKKDSKRHLKNLELNTDVFKEMGGRYIFSAIPIDNAEQNQLLLDKVFVSKTAAWKIYLYKTL; from the coding sequence GTGGTTATTGAAACGAAGAAAGAACGAAGACTGATCCTCTTCGCTTTACTTGTTCTAGCGATCTATCTCTCCCCATTATTTATTTTGCAAGAAAATGCCCATATCAGAGTTCACGATAATTTAGATTCGAACTTGGCATGGTATAAGGTGTTAGCGAAAAGCGGAGAAATATTCGGCAACGTCAATGCAGTCATCCCCCAAATTATTAATGGCCAGCTGTCGCGAAATGCCTTTGGGACAGAATACAGCTTGATTGTTTGGTTATATGCTCTTTTTCCAACGATGATCGCTTATGGTTTAAGCCAGGCATTAACAAGAGTGGCAGCTTTCTTTGGCATGTATTTACTCCTAAAGGATCATTTTCTCATTGGTGATAAATGGCTCTCGATTCGCATTGGCAGTGCACTTGCCTTTGCTTTGACCCCATTTTGGCCATCAGGGATGCTTAGCACATTAGGAATGCCCCTGGCACTATGGGCCCTTCTTAATATCCGCAATGGAGAGAGAAGCTGGAAGAATTATCTTGTTCTAACGCTGATTCCGTTTTATGCCAGTATTGTGTTAGGGTTTTTCTTTTTTCTAACTGCAATCGGTGTCGTTTGGCTTTGGGATGTTTTACGGGGAAAGGGCTGGAACCTGCGCTTTTTGTTTGCTATTAGCTACATGACATTTATTTTTATGCTGTTAGAGTACCGGCTTGTTTATTCATTTTTGTTTTCAAAAGAACCCAATAGCCGCGATGAATATTTTCATGCCCATTTGTCATTTTGGCGGGCGGGACGTCTGTTTGTAAAAAATTACCTGTTGGGACACAACCATGTGATGACCGTACATACTTTATTAATCGTGCCTGCAACCTTTATAGCCATCTACTTTGTGTTTTCGAAAAAACTTTGGCAGCAGGAAAAACTATTTGTTTTTTTGTTTGGGCTTAATATTTTCTTATCGTTATGGTATGCCTTTTGGTTTTATGAAGGCTGGCTGCCCTTAACAGAAAAGTTCCATTTTATGAATACCTTTAATTTTGCCCGATACCATTTTTTAAGGCCGTTTGTCATTTATGCAAGCTTTGCCCTTGCATTAAAAATTATTTCACAGCAAGGAATGGACTGGACGAAAACGGCGAAATGGATGATCGTTTTACAAATCGTATTTTTGGGATTATGTAATGATGAAATCATTTATCAAGATAAGCCCACGGTTAAGGAGTTTTTCGCTGAGGACCTATTCCACGAAATCAAGGAGTATATCGCCCTCCCGCAGGAAGAATACCGGGTTGCAAGTATCGGAATCCATCCCGCTGTTTCGCAGTACAATGGCTTTTATACGGTTGATACCTATAATAATTTTTATCCATTAAGCTATAAACATCAATTTAGGAAAATAATTGAAAAGGAATTAGCTAAAAATAAAACCGTTCGAAAATATTTCGATAAGTGGGGCGGCCGTTGTTACATTTTTACAGCACAGCTTGGAAAAAGATATATGCTGAAAAAGGATTCCAAACGGCACTTGAAAAACCTTGAGCTGAACACGGATGTTTTTAAGGAAATGGGCGGCCGTTATATCTTTTCAGCGATTCCAATCGACAATGCCGAGCAAAATCAACTGTTGCTTGATAAAGTGTTTGTATCGAAAACGGCTGCATGGAAAATTTATTTATATAAGACATTGTAA
- a CDS encoding potassium channel family protein, with product MPNRIYISFLRLPLLVRILFIALLVFLSFGIAIHFLEPRTFPTIFDGIWWAIITASTVGYGDYVPHSFLGRLTALILILLGVGIVSSYFGTLAAAAVTKQDAFAEGRVPFKGNGHIVIIGWNERSKELISKLTNVHYPQMIVLIDETLEANPVKSRFVHFIQGKGHVDETIIKSDIEKAEKVLITADRGNDELQADMNSILTLLTIKGLCVKVKCIVEILTAEQVVNAIRAGADEVIQSNKLTSVFMVNSLHSNGDGLLSNVVHQLQESRLSASTATGDEIGKTFNEICLMLLTNGFLLIGIKRGEETILNPSHTFEIEADDQLLIFK from the coding sequence GTGCCAAACCGGATTTATATAAGTTTCTTGCGATTGCCGCTTCTTGTTCGAATCCTATTCATTGCATTGCTTGTATTTTTGTCATTCGGAATCGCTATTCACTTCTTAGAACCTAGAACCTTTCCAACAATTTTTGACGGCATTTGGTGGGCGATTATTACGGCATCCACAGTGGGTTATGGCGATTATGTACCACATTCTTTTTTGGGCAGGCTTACTGCCTTAATCTTAATATTACTTGGTGTTGGAATTGTCTCTTCCTATTTTGGAACATTAGCAGCTGCTGCTGTAACAAAACAGGATGCCTTTGCTGAAGGGAGAGTCCCATTCAAAGGCAATGGCCATATTGTCATCATCGGCTGGAATGAACGGTCGAAGGAGCTGATTTCTAAGCTAACCAATGTTCATTATCCGCAAATGATTGTCTTAATTGATGAAACACTTGAAGCCAATCCAGTAAAATCGAGATTTGTTCATTTTATTCAAGGAAAAGGACATGTGGATGAAACAATTATCAAGAGTGATATTGAAAAAGCGGAAAAGGTACTGATTACCGCTGACCGCGGCAATGATGAGCTTCAAGCGGATATGAATAGTATCCTAACCCTGCTGACAATCAAAGGATTATGTGTAAAGGTTAAATGCATTGTTGAAATATTAACAGCTGAACAAGTTGTTAATGCAATAAGAGCAGGTGCAGATGAGGTCATTCAATCTAATAAATTGACGAGCGTATTTATGGTGAATAGCCTGCATTCTAATGGGGACGGGCTATTGTCAAACGTGGTCCATCAACTGCAGGAAAGCAGATTGTCTGCCTCAACTGCTACTGGGGATGAAATTGGAAAGACCTTCAATGAAATATGCCTGATGCTACTAACAAACGGGTTCCTGTTAATTGGCATTAAAAGAGGGGAAGAAACGATTTTGAACCCCTCTCACACATTTGAAATTGAAGCAGACGATCAGCTATTAATTTTCAAATAG
- a CDS encoding glucose-6-phosphate isomerase, with protein MTHVRFDYSKALPFFGEHELTYLRDAVKVAHHSLNEKTGAGSDFLGWIELPTNYDKEEFSRIQKAAEKIKSDSDVLLVIGIGGSYLGAKAAIEMLSHSFYNALPKEKRKTPQIIFVGNNISSSYMQDVIDLLDGKDFSVNVISKSGTTTEPAIAFRIFRKLLEEKYGAAEAQKRIYATTDKARGALKTLATEEGYETFVIPDDVGGRYSVLTAVGLLPIAACGADIEKMMEGARQAQGDYSSSELEENPAYQYAAVRNVLYNKGKTIEMLINYEPGLQYFSEWWKQLFGESEGKDQKGIYPSSANFSTDLHSLGQYVQEGRRDLFETIIKVEKPRRELKIEAFENDLDGLNYLAGQTIDYVNNKAFEGTMLAHTDGGVPNLILSIPAMDEYTFGYLVYFFEKACAMSGYLLGVNPFDQPGVEAYKVNMFALLGKPGYEEKKAELEKRLK; from the coding sequence ATGACACATGTTCGTTTTGATTACTCGAAGGCTCTCCCTTTTTTTGGGGAACATGAACTTACATATCTAAGGGATGCGGTGAAAGTTGCCCACCATTCCTTAAACGAGAAAACTGGAGCCGGCAGCGATTTTTTAGGCTGGATTGAGCTGCCAACTAACTATGACAAAGAAGAATTCTCACGGATTCAAAAGGCAGCTGAGAAAATTAAGTCAGATTCTGATGTCCTTCTCGTCATTGGAATTGGCGGTTCCTATCTTGGGGCAAAGGCTGCGATTGAAATGCTGTCACACAGCTTTTACAATGCCCTGCCGAAAGAAAAAAGAAAAACGCCGCAAATCATTTTTGTTGGAAACAATATTAGCTCAAGTTACATGCAGGATGTCATCGATCTCCTTGATGGCAAGGATTTCTCTGTTAACGTAATCTCTAAATCTGGAACGACAACGGAACCGGCGATTGCCTTCCGTATTTTCCGCAAGCTATTAGAGGAAAAGTATGGCGCTGCAGAAGCACAAAAACGAATTTATGCGACAACAGACAAAGCAAGAGGTGCGCTCAAGACCTTAGCAACAGAAGAAGGTTATGAAACGTTCGTGATTCCGGATGATGTGGGCGGCCGTTATTCTGTCCTAACAGCAGTTGGATTACTGCCTATTGCTGCTTGCGGCGCCGACATTGAAAAGATGATGGAGGGTGCAAGACAGGCGCAAGGTGACTATAGTTCATCAGAGCTTGAAGAAAATCCTGCCTACCAATATGCAGCAGTAAGAAATGTACTTTATAATAAAGGGAAAACAATTGAAATGCTCATCAATTACGAACCGGGCCTTCAGTATTTTTCTGAATGGTGGAAGCAATTGTTTGGCGAGAGTGAAGGGAAGGACCAAAAAGGGATTTACCCATCTTCGGCAAACTTTTCAACAGATCTGCATTCACTTGGACAATATGTCCAAGAAGGACGCCGCGATTTGTTTGAAACAATAATTAAGGTGGAAAAACCGCGTCGTGAGTTAAAAATTGAGGCGTTTGAAAATGATTTAGATGGCTTGAATTATTTAGCAGGGCAAACGATTGATTATGTTAATAACAAGGCATTCGAAGGAACAATGCTCGCCCATACCGACGGTGGTGTGCCTAACCTTATTTTATCCATCCCGGCGATGGATGAATATACATTTGGTTACCTTGTCTACTTCTTTGAAAAAGCATGTGCCATGAGCGGTTATCTGCTTGGTGTGAATCCGTTCGATCAGCCGGGAGTAGAAGCGTATAAAGTTAATATGTTTGCTCTATTAGGCAAACCTGGATACGAAGAAAAGAAAGCCGAACTTGAAAAACGGCTAAAATAA
- a CDS encoding iron-containing alcohol dehydrogenase, translated as MQNFTFSNPTKLIFGKGQLEQLKTEIPQYGNKVLLVYGGGSIKRNGIYEEVTSLLQEIGAEVFELSGVEPNPRISTARKGVEICKQEGIEFLLAVGGGSVIDCTKLIAAGAKYDGDAWDLVVKKAFAKEALPFGTVLTLAATGSEMNAGSVITNWETNEKYGWGSAVTFPKFSILDPVNTFTVPRNQTIYGIVDMMSHVLEHYFHLEENTDFQDRMCESLLITVMETAPKLLADLENYEQRATILYSGTMALNGMLNMGYRGDWATHNLEHAVSAVYDIPHGGGLAILFPHWMEHNLHVKPERFKQLAVRVFGVNAEGKSAKEVGLDGIQRLREFWNSIEAPSRLADYDIDVTKLDVMADRAMANGAFGNFTKLNRDDVLAIYRASL; from the coding sequence ATGCAGAATTTTACTTTTTCTAATCCTACAAAATTAATTTTTGGTAAGGGGCAGCTCGAACAATTAAAAACAGAAATTCCTCAATACGGTAATAAGGTCTTACTCGTCTATGGCGGAGGGAGCATTAAGCGAAACGGCATATATGAGGAAGTTACCTCACTTTTACAAGAAATCGGTGCTGAAGTATTTGAACTGTCCGGTGTGGAGCCAAATCCCCGCATTTCTACTGCCCGTAAAGGAGTGGAAATTTGTAAACAGGAAGGAATTGAATTCCTTTTAGCTGTTGGGGGCGGCAGTGTCATTGATTGCACCAAGTTAATTGCAGCCGGGGCTAAATATGATGGAGACGCCTGGGACTTAGTGGTTAAGAAGGCCTTTGCTAAGGAAGCTCTTCCATTTGGAACAGTCCTGACACTTGCGGCAACCGGTTCAGAGATGAATGCCGGATCGGTGATCACTAATTGGGAAACGAATGAAAAATACGGCTGGGGAAGTGCTGTGACATTCCCGAAATTCTCTATTTTAGACCCGGTAAACACCTTTACCGTACCTAGAAACCAAACCATTTATGGAATAGTCGATATGATGTCACACGTCCTTGAACATTATTTCCACCTGGAAGAGAACACAGATTTTCAGGATCGCATGTGTGAATCGTTATTGATTACGGTGATGGAAACTGCTCCGAAGTTGTTGGCGGATCTGGAGAACTATGAGCAGCGGGCAACGATTCTATACAGCGGCACCATGGCATTGAACGGTATGTTAAATATGGGTTACCGAGGCGATTGGGCGACACACAACCTTGAGCATGCGGTATCGGCTGTGTATGACATTCCACATGGCGGCGGTCTGGCAATTCTGTTCCCGCACTGGATGGAGCATAACCTTCACGTGAAGCCTGAGCGTTTCAAACAGCTTGCTGTCCGGGTGTTTGGCGTAAATGCAGAAGGCAAAAGTGCTAAGGAAGTAGGTCTTGATGGAATACAGCGGCTGCGTGAATTCTGGAATAGTATTGAGGCACCTTCACGTTTAGCTGATTATGATATTGATGTTACGAAGCTCGATGTAATGGCTGACCGTGCGATGGCTAACGGTGCGTTCGGTAACTTTACGAAGTTAAATCGAGATGATGTTTTAGCCATTTATCGGGCATCATTGTAA
- a CDS encoding Glu/Leu/Phe/Val family dehydrogenase, which yields MGTTDGDGKKKEIVNLLTSTQIVIQDALKKLGYKQDMVHLLAEPLKTVRVRIPVRMDDRSTKIFTGFRAQHNDAIGPTMGGVRFHPGVSEDEVKALSMWMSMKCGIADLPFGGGKGGIICNPRTMSFGELERLSRGYVRAISQIVGPTKDIPAPDMYTNSQIMAWMLDEYSRLRQNDSPGFITGKPLVLGGSEGREKAGAKGVTICIEEAAKKREMQVKGARVIIQGFGNAGGYIAKFLHDAGAIIIGISDVYGALYDPDGLNIQYLLDRRDSFGTVTSLFEGVITNEELLLMDCDILVPAAVSNQITAENADSIKAGIVVEAANGPTTLEATNILTERGILLVPDVLAGAGGVTVSYFEWVQNKQGYYWSEEEVVGKLKEKLVKSFNEIYELAETRNVNMRLAAYMVGVRRLAEASLFRGWV from the coding sequence ATGGGGACTACTGATGGAGACGGAAAGAAAAAAGAAATTGTAAACCTTCTTACATCAACGCAGATTGTGATTCAGGATGCCTTGAAAAAACTTGGGTATAAACAAGATATGGTTCATTTATTAGCGGAACCTTTAAAAACAGTCCGTGTCAGGATTCCGGTTCGCATGGATGACAGGTCTACGAAAATTTTTACCGGTTTCCGTGCCCAGCATAACGATGCCATTGGGCCGACTATGGGCGGCGTCCGCTTTCATCCCGGCGTAAGTGAAGATGAAGTGAAGGCATTATCCATGTGGATGAGCATGAAATGCGGGATTGCGGATTTACCTTTTGGCGGGGGAAAGGGCGGTATTATCTGTAACCCGCGAACGATGTCATTTGGTGAACTGGAACGTTTAAGCCGCGGTTACGTGCGGGCGATCAGCCAAATTGTTGGGCCGACAAAGGATATCCCGGCACCGGATATGTACACGAATTCGCAAATAATGGCCTGGATGTTGGACGAATACAGCCGTCTCCGGCAAAACGATTCCCCCGGCTTTATTACAGGGAAACCCCTTGTGCTTGGAGGGTCTGAGGGGCGGGAAAAAGCGGGGGCAAAGGGAGTTACTATTTGTATTGAAGAAGCGGCAAAGAAGCGTGAAATGCAGGTCAAAGGGGCTCGTGTGATTATCCAAGGTTTCGGGAATGCCGGTGGTTACATTGCCAAGTTTTTACATGATGCCGGCGCAATAATCATTGGTATTTCGGATGTATATGGAGCCCTTTATGATCCCGATGGATTAAATATTCAATATCTATTGGATCGGCGTGACAGCTTTGGTACGGTGACATCGTTATTTGAAGGTGTAATTACAAACGAGGAGCTGCTCCTGATGGATTGTGATATTTTAGTGCCAGCCGCAGTATCAAATCAAATTACAGCGGAAAATGCCGATAGCATCAAGGCAGGTATTGTAGTCGAAGCAGCGAATGGACCGACAACACTTGAGGCCACAAATATTCTTACTGAGCGGGGAATTTTGCTTGTGCCTGATGTCCTAGCAGGTGCAGGCGGTGTGACTGTCTCATATTTTGAATGGGTTCAAAATAAACAGGGGTATTATTGGTCGGAAGAAGAAGTAGTAGGAAAATTAAAAGAAAAACTTGTGAAATCCTTCAATGAAATTTATGAACTTGCAGAGACTCGCAATGTAAATATGCGTTTGGCTGCGTATATGGTAGGCGTAAGGAGATTGGCGGAAGCGTCTCTCTTTAGAGGCTGGGTATAG
- a CDS encoding ornithine--oxo-acid transaminase, whose product MQRNSNTNELIEVTEKYGANNYHPLPIVISRAEGVWVEDPEGGKYMDMLSAYSAVNQGHRHPKIIQALKDQADKVTLTSRAFHNDQLGPWYEKVCQLANKDMVLPMNTGAEAVETAVKAARRWSYDVKGVEEDRAEIIACIGNFHGRTMTAVSLSSDPEYKRGFGPMLPGIKLVPYGDLEALKAAITPNTAAFLIEPIQGEAGIVIPPQGFIKAAFDLCKENNVLFIADEIQAGLARTGKMFACEWEGIEPDMYILGKALGGGVFPISCVVANKDILGVFNPGSHGSTFGGNPMACAVSIAALDVLVDEKLAEKSLELGEYFISKLKEIKNPKIKEVRGRGLFIGVELSESARPYCEQLKDLGLLCKETHDTVIRFAPPLVISKEELDWAIERINKVLG is encoded by the coding sequence ATGCAAAGAAATAGTAATACAAACGAATTGATCGAAGTAACAGAGAAATACGGCGCTAATAATTATCATCCGCTTCCAATTGTCATTTCACGTGCTGAAGGTGTTTGGGTAGAAGATCCTGAAGGCGGCAAATACATGGACATGCTTAGTGCCTACTCCGCGGTTAATCAAGGACACCGCCATCCAAAAATTATTCAAGCATTAAAAGACCAGGCTGATAAGGTTACGTTAACCTCACGTGCATTTCATAACGACCAGCTTGGGCCATGGTATGAGAAGGTATGCCAATTAGCGAATAAAGATATGGTTTTACCAATGAACACGGGTGCTGAAGCAGTTGAAACGGCGGTGAAGGCAGCACGGCGCTGGAGCTATGATGTCAAAGGCGTGGAAGAGGATCGGGCGGAAATTATTGCCTGTATTGGTAATTTCCATGGGCGAACGATGACCGCGGTTTCATTATCATCCGACCCTGAATATAAACGGGGATTTGGACCGATGCTACCGGGCATTAAGCTGGTTCCGTATGGTGATTTAGAGGCATTGAAAGCTGCGATTACACCAAATACAGCCGCCTTCTTAATCGAACCAATTCAAGGTGAAGCAGGGATTGTCATTCCGCCTCAAGGATTTATCAAGGCTGCATTTGATTTATGTAAGGAAAACAATGTCCTGTTCATTGCTGATGAAATTCAAGCAGGATTAGCCCGGACGGGAAAAATGTTTGCCTGTGAATGGGAAGGCATTGAGCCGGATATGTATATCCTCGGTAAAGCACTTGGCGGAGGTGTGTTCCCCATTTCCTGTGTAGTTGCCAACAAGGATATTTTAGGGGTATTTAATCCCGGTTCCCACGGTTCTACTTTTGGCGGGAATCCGATGGCATGCGCCGTGTCAATCGCTGCTTTAGATGTGCTTGTGGACGAAAAGCTTGCGGAAAAGTCCTTAGAGCTTGGGGAGTATTTCATCAGCAAATTAAAAGAAATCAAGAATCCTAAAATTAAGGAAGTCCGTGGACGCGGATTGTTTATTGGTGTGGAATTATCGGAATCGGCCCGTCCATATTGTGAACAATTAAAAGATCTTGGGTTATTGTGTAAAGAAACGCATGATACGGTTATTCGATTTGCACCGCCGCTTGTCATCAGTAAAGAGGAACTGGATTGGGCAATCGAGCGGATCAACAAAGTATTGGGGTAG